Within the Flavobacterium sp. CG_23.5 genome, the region CACCGGAAACTTTAGGAAAGCTCTGAATAGTGCTATCCAATATTTGAAGAAATAGTGGAACATTTACATTGAGTTTTTTCAAAATAAAAGGCGCCACATTTTCATCCACTTCAAAAATTGCCTTGAAAATATGTTCGTTTTCAATCTGTTGCTGCCCCAAGGTTTGCGCAAGTTGCTGAGAAAGCTGAATAGCTTCCTGAGATTTGATTGTAAATTTATTTATGTTCATGATTTTATATTGTTTGTGTTATTTAGCTAACTTTGCGATTCATTAATCAAGATATATTCCATTACAATAGTACAGACAAAATGACTGATTTTATATGATTTTTATCATATAAAAAAGTCAAATTGACTTAAAACAAGACAATTATGAGTTTTTTAAAAAATATTTTTAGTGGTTCAGAAAACCAAAATGATTCTTCAAATAAAATCAATTGGACTGCCTTAACAGATTTGGGACAATTGAACGATATTATTGCACTTTCAAATGAAAAACCGGTGGCTATTTTTAAACACAGTACACGTTGTAGTGTGAGCAGAATGGCGTTGAAGCAATTTGAAAATGAATTCGATTTGTCAGATAAAGTTACGCCTTATTTTCTAGATTTAATAGCGTATCGCGATATTTCCAATGAAATTGCGAGTCGTTTTGGAGTAACACATCAATCTCCACAATTGCTTTTGATTAAAGGCGGAAAATCAGTTTATAATGTTTCGCATAGCGATATTGACGCGGAAGCATTGAAAGGGAAGTTGTAATCTATTTTACTAAAAAAAATTTACCGCAAATTCGCAATTTTTGATTCAATCATTAATTTGCGAATTTGCGGTTTATTATTTTTTGCTGAAGTGGTTAAAAAAAGAAATCGTCTTTAAAATGAAGATTTCATCTTTTGTTTTATTTCATCCAAACAAAGGTTATTTATACTTCCTTCATGCGTATGTTTGGTTTCTTTTGGTGATTGAAATGTACCGTTTTCCAATTGTTCTGCAACTGCTTTGTAAGCATCTCTAAAAGGAATTCCAGCAACCACCATTTCATTTAAAGAATCTACTGTAAACAAGTAATTGTATTTTTTATCGTCCAAGATGTGCTCTTTCACTTTGATATCCTTAATTGCAAATGTTGCAATATCCAAACATGCTTTTAGATTTTGAATCGCAGGAAATAATCCTTCTTTTAACAATTGCAAATCCCTGTGGTAGCCACTTGGGAGGTTATTTGTAATCAAAGTGATTTCGTATGGTAACGCTTGAATTTTGTTACATTTTCCACGAATCAATTCAAAAACATCCGGGTTTTTCTTGTGTGGCATAATGCTCGAACCTGTTGTAAGATGTGCCGGTAAGCTGATAAAATCAAAATTCTGACTCATATACAAACACACATCCATAGAGAATTTAGCAAGGGTAGCGGCAACACT harbors:
- the ytxJ gene encoding bacillithiol system redox-active protein YtxJ; protein product: MSFLKNIFSGSENQNDSSNKINWTALTDLGQLNDIIALSNEKPVAIFKHSTRCSVSRMALKQFENEFDLSDKVTPYFLDLIAYRDISNEIASRFGVTHQSPQLLLIKGGKSVYNVSHSDIDAEALKGKL